From a single Synechococcales cyanobacterium T60_A2020_003 genomic region:
- a CDS encoding transglutaminase family protein: MRYQITHQTAYIYSEPVALAPHMLRLRPRSDANQQLHRFDLSIEPAPVGQSAMIDLDGNSIHKVWFSDTPVSELLITTVSEVETLCTNPFAYLLDPWAVNLPPAYSDSPPLGLQPYLAGYLSKIPGAIDPVAAQLAQEVWYEVSGNTVAFLSTLNQRIYEHCGYTIRETGGPFPPGVTWTKKSGSCRDVSVLFMEACRAMGLAARFVSGYQEGDVDTNDRHLHAWAEVYLPGAGWRGFDPTHGLAVSDRHIALVACPHPQDAAPITGTLLKGGVRSQMTYTLKITGHEPTEVTGDRQTTSSLTQQQS; this comes from the coding sequence GTGCGCTATCAAATTACCCATCAAACCGCGTATATCTACAGCGAGCCCGTTGCCCTCGCGCCGCACATGCTGCGGTTGCGTCCTCGCTCGGATGCCAACCAACAGCTCCATCGGTTTGACCTGAGCATTGAACCCGCTCCCGTCGGTCAGTCAGCGATGATCGATTTAGACGGTAATTCTATCCATAAAGTGTGGTTTTCAGACACTCCCGTTTCGGAACTGCTGATCACCACCGTTTCGGAGGTGGAAACCCTCTGCACTAATCCGTTTGCCTACTTGCTCGACCCGTGGGCGGTGAATCTTCCCCCTGCCTATTCCGACAGTCCACCGCTAGGGTTGCAGCCGTACCTAGCCGGATACCTGAGCAAAATTCCCGGAGCGATTGATCCCGTTGCCGCTCAGCTTGCCCAAGAGGTTTGGTACGAGGTTTCTGGGAATACGGTTGCATTTCTCAGCACGTTAAACCAGCGCATTTACGAGCACTGCGGATACACCATTCGCGAGACGGGTGGGCCCTTTCCCCCCGGTGTAACCTGGACAAAAAAATCCGGCTCTTGCCGGGATGTTTCGGTACTCTTCATGGAGGCGTGTCGTGCGATGGGGTTAGCGGCCCGGTTTGTGAGCGGATACCAAGAAGGGGATGTGGACACGAACGATCGCCATCTCCATGCCTGGGCAGAAGTATATTTGCCGGGGGCAGGCTGGCGAGGGTTTGATCCCACCCATGGGCTAGCGGTGAGCGATCGCCATATTGCCCTAGTTGCGTGCCCCCATCCCCAAGATGCAGCCCCTATTACTGGAACATTGCTTAAGGGAGGGGTGCGATCGCAAATGACGTATACCCTAAAGATTACGGGACACGAACCGACCGAGGTGACGGGCGATCGCCAGACAACCTCCTCCCTAACGCAACAGCAGTCCTAG
- the pyrC gene encoding dihydroorotase: protein MQTLTITRPDDWHLHLRDGAALKAVLPHTVRQFARAIVMPNLKPPVRSIADAAAYRDRILAAIPPGQHFEPLMTLYLTDNTSPNEIIAAKASPFVKAVKYYPAGATTNSDLGVTDINKCDRVFEAMQQVDMPLLLHGEVTDPEVDVFDREKVFIEKHLISLKRRFPNLRVVLEHITTSDAVEFVLATPTIAATITPQHLLFSRNILFKGGIRPHFYCLPILKREVHRQALLQAATSGNPKFFLGTDSAPHARNSKENSCGCAGCYSALHAMELYAEAFERANALDKLEAFASFYGPDFYQLPRNTEQITLTKTTWRIPDEVPFVDDSGLVPLGAGQEMTWQMA, encoded by the coding sequence ATGCAAACGCTTACGATAACCCGACCCGACGACTGGCATCTGCATCTCCGCGACGGTGCGGCGCTAAAGGCAGTGCTGCCGCATACAGTGCGCCAATTTGCCCGTGCCATCGTCATGCCAAATTTGAAGCCTCCAGTGCGATCGATTGCCGATGCTGCTGCCTATCGCGATCGCATCCTAGCAGCGATCCCGCCTGGTCAGCACTTTGAGCCGCTGATGACCCTTTACCTCACGGACAACACCAGCCCGAATGAGATTATCGCGGCCAAAGCATCCCCGTTTGTCAAAGCGGTCAAGTACTACCCAGCAGGGGCTACGACCAATTCAGATTTGGGCGTGACGGACATTAATAAGTGCGATCGCGTCTTTGAAGCGATGCAGCAGGTCGATATGCCGTTATTGCTGCATGGGGAAGTAACCGATCCAGAGGTTGACGTGTTCGATCGTGAGAAGGTGTTTATCGAGAAACATCTGATCTCGCTCAAGCGGCGATTCCCAAACCTGCGCGTAGTCCTTGAACACATCACCACCTCGGATGCCGTAGAGTTTGTCCTGGCAACCCCCACTATCGCCGCCACCATCACGCCACAGCATCTATTGTTTAGCCGCAATATTCTCTTCAAAGGCGGCATTCGTCCCCATTTTTACTGTTTGCCCATTTTGAAACGGGAAGTGCATCGTCAGGCGCTTTTGCAAGCCGCAACCTCTGGAAATCCCAAGTTTTTTCTAGGCACCGATAGCGCTCCCCATGCCCGCAATAGCAAAGAAAATTCCTGCGGCTGTGCAGGGTGCTATTCAGCGCTGCACGCTATGGAGCTATACGCTGAGGCGTTTGAGCGCGCTAATGCCCTGGATAAACTGGAAGCGTTCGCCAGCTTCTATGGCCCAGACTTTTATCAACTCCCACGCAATACCGAACAGATTACGTTAACTAAAACCACCTGGCGGATTCCCGATGAAGTACCCTTTGTTGATGACTCTGGACTCGTACCCCTAGGGGCAGGGCAGGAGATGACGTGGCAGATGGCTTGA
- a CDS encoding class I SAM-dependent methyltransferase produces MENRSSPFPSPDASTSLRDHIADLIQTHPDRRIPFTAFMDAVLYHPQYGYYSTQEAIGSRRGDFVTSPNLCADFGELLAEQFREMWERLDHPNPYRLIEMGAGQGRLADDILQYLQRQAPDCFEAVQYGIVERSPQLIAQQRERLNALTHKIQWYTWDTIPSNSVIGCFFSNELVDAFPVHQVIRQDGQLQEIYLTVDESGTWREVSDRPSTDALQAYFDRIEIDLTSDAYPDGYRTEVNLAALDWLKTVGDRLHRGYILTIDYGYPAQRYYSPARSQGTLQCYYQHQHHSDPYLHLGQQDITAHVDFTALERQGEQGGLRTVGFTQQGLFLMALGLGDRLLELSTPKSGLDLQTILLRREALHGLADPTGVGNFGVLVQSKGMEGDGAELKGFRMPPMG; encoded by the coding sequence ATGGAAAACCGTTCATCCCCTTTCCCCTCACCTGATGCCAGCACCTCTCTTAGAGACCACATCGCGGATCTAATTCAGACGCATCCCGATCGCCGGATTCCTTTCACAGCATTTATGGACGCGGTGCTGTACCATCCCCAGTACGGCTACTACAGTACCCAAGAGGCCATTGGCTCCCGGCGGGGTGATTTTGTCACCTCACCGAATCTCTGCGCCGACTTTGGCGAACTCCTGGCCGAACAGTTTCGGGAGATGTGGGAGCGGTTAGATCATCCGAATCCATACCGATTAATTGAAATGGGAGCCGGACAGGGACGGTTAGCCGATGATATTTTGCAGTACCTCCAGCGGCAGGCTCCAGACTGCTTTGAGGCTGTGCAGTATGGGATTGTGGAGCGATCGCCCCAACTGATTGCCCAACAACGGGAACGACTGAACGCATTGACCCACAAAATCCAGTGGTATACCTGGGACACCATTCCCTCAAACTCGGTGATTGGGTGCTTCTTTTCCAACGAACTCGTGGATGCGTTTCCGGTGCATCAGGTTATCCGTCAGGATGGGCAGCTTCAGGAAATTTATCTCACGGTGGATGAGTCTGGGACATGGCGCGAAGTCAGCGATCGCCCCTCCACCGACGCCCTGCAAGCCTACTTTGACCGCATTGAGATTGACCTCACTAGCGATGCCTATCCCGACGGCTACCGGACTGAGGTTAATTTGGCGGCGTTGGATTGGTTAAAGACGGTGGGCGATCGCCTGCATCGGGGCTACATCCTCACCATCGACTACGGGTATCCGGCTCAGCGCTATTACAGTCCAGCGCGTTCCCAGGGCACGCTGCAATGCTACTACCAGCACCAACACCACTCCGATCCCTACCTTCATCTCGGTCAGCAGGACATAACGGCGCATGTAGACTTCACAGCCCTAGAGCGACAGGGTGAACAGGGCGGACTTCGCACCGTTGGCTTTACCCAGCAAGGGCTATTTCTCATGGCGCTAGGATTGGGCGATCGCCTCTTGGAACTGTCTACGCCAAAATCTGGCTTGGACTTGCAAACCATTCTGCTGCGCCGCGAAGCCTTACACGGTCTTGCCGATCCTACAGGGGTGGGCAACTTTGGCGTTTTGGTGCAAAGCAAAGGAATGGAGGGGGATGGAGCAGAGCTTAAAGGATTCCGGATGCCCCCGATGGGATAA
- a CDS encoding glycosyltransferase family 39 protein — MGIQIGRPIQPLVKAWDSYAAIAWVFAGLWLFLLCVLAFGWRLGGIGLIDETEPLFAEAARQMTVTGDWITPYFNEATRFDKPPLIYWLMAIAYETLGVHEWSARLPSALSACAIVVAGFVTLRYFGFPHPAGVPNEQSHPLSVQSLPATVNRQLWLSAWIGAGIMAFTPEIIAWARTGVSDMLLTGCMGLALLCFFWGYVHNQQPGTQRNWYLGFFVWSALAVLTKGPVGIVLPVLIIGAFVGFTNTWRSLWREVPWLWGSLLFLLISVPWYVLVIQANGEDYIDSFFGYHNLERFTEAVNDHSAPWFFYFIVTLVGFFPWSVHLPVAIARLRFWKLAEWRNQPRTAHLSVFLLIWFAVIFGFFTIAATKLPSYLLPAMPATAMLMGQFWSHQVLGIVRSPRSTSRAVLVSHWIFVVLAIAFAGVIFRAPWLIVDKSIPNLVDVTRHAIAIPVGVAVWLGMAIAASILILMRKGRWIWGVQIVGFAMFLILSILPFIDTLDAIRQYPIRAVAETILEERQPNEPVVMVGFNKPSIVFYSQQPVTFWSLPRQAINRIRREYERQNPDLDSILIVGQSRKIRETEIPETLYTVLNEVDAYSVVRLPLPLPKTLEAPKQEEE; from the coding sequence ATGGGAATTCAGATTGGGCGACCAATTCAACCACTGGTGAAAGCATGGGATAGCTATGCTGCGATCGCCTGGGTATTTGCAGGATTATGGCTCTTTCTCCTGTGTGTCCTAGCCTTTGGATGGCGACTGGGCGGCATTGGCCTCATTGATGAAACCGAACCCCTGTTTGCCGAAGCTGCACGGCAAATGACCGTCACCGGAGACTGGATCACCCCCTACTTCAACGAAGCGACCCGGTTTGATAAACCCCCGCTGATCTACTGGCTGATGGCGATCGCCTACGAAACCTTGGGCGTTCATGAATGGTCGGCACGGCTCCCCTCTGCACTGTCGGCCTGCGCGATCGTGGTTGCGGGATTTGTGACTCTGCGGTATTTCGGGTTTCCTCATCCAGCGGGTGTCCCCAACGAGCAATCGCACCCGTTGAGCGTTCAAAGTCTGCCCGCAACCGTCAACCGTCAGCTTTGGCTCTCCGCCTGGATTGGGGCAGGGATTATGGCCTTTACCCCCGAAATCATTGCCTGGGCACGGACAGGCGTATCGGATATGCTGCTCACGGGCTGCATGGGACTGGCGCTGCTGTGCTTCTTTTGGGGATACGTTCACAATCAGCAACCTGGAACCCAGCGCAACTGGTATTTGGGATTCTTTGTTTGGAGTGCCCTTGCGGTATTAACCAAAGGCCCTGTTGGGATTGTGCTGCCTGTTTTGATCATTGGTGCGTTTGTAGGCTTTACCAACACCTGGCGATCGCTCTGGCGCGAGGTTCCCTGGCTTTGGGGCAGTCTTCTATTTCTGCTGATTTCCGTCCCTTGGTATGTGCTCGTCATCCAGGCCAATGGAGAGGACTATATTGATAGTTTCTTTGGCTACCACAACCTGGAACGCTTTACGGAAGCCGTAAACGACCATTCGGCTCCCTGGTTTTTCTACTTCATTGTGACCTTGGTGGGGTTCTTTCCATGGTCGGTGCATTTGCCCGTGGCGATCGCCCGTCTTCGATTTTGGAAACTGGCTGAGTGGCGCAACCAACCCCGCACAGCCCATCTCAGCGTCTTTTTGCTGATTTGGTTTGCTGTAATCTTTGGGTTCTTTACCATCGCCGCCACCAAACTACCGAGCTATCTGCTGCCTGCGATGCCTGCAACGGCAATGCTGATGGGGCAGTTTTGGAGTCATCAGGTGCTAGGGATTGTGCGATCGCCCCGTTCCACCTCGCGGGCGGTGCTGGTGAGCCATTGGATCTTTGTCGTGCTGGCGATCGCCTTTGCAGGGGTAATTTTCCGGGCACCGTGGCTAATTGTGGATAAATCCATCCCTAATTTGGTAGACGTTACACGACACGCGATCGCCATTCCGGTGGGCGTTGCCGTGTGGCTGGGCATGGCGATCGCTGCAAGTATCCTGATCTTGATGCGGAAAGGTCGCTGGATTTGGGGCGTGCAGATTGTCGGATTTGCGATGTTTTTAATCCTCTCCATCCTGCCCTTCATCGACACCCTCGATGCCATCCGCCAATACCCGATTCGCGCCGTTGCCGAAACGATTCTGGAGGAACGACAGCCCAATGAGCCTGTGGTGATGGTGGGCTTTAATAAACCCAGCATTGTGTTTTATAGCCAGCAACCCGTCACCTTTTGGTCGTTGCCTCGCCAAGCGATTAACCGCATTCGTCGGGAGTATGAACGCCAAAATCCAGACCTGGACTCGATTCTGATAGTGGGACAGTCGCGCAAAATCCGAGAAACGGAAATTCCAGAGACGCTTTACACGGTCTTGAATGAAGTGGATGCCTACTCGGTCGTGCGCTTACCGTTGCCGTTACCCAAGACCTTAGAAGCACCCAAACAGGAAGAGGAGTAA
- a CDS encoding heme utilization protein HuvX produces MTATLKDFLEACTSLGTVRLIVTSSAAVLEARGTVEKLFYAELPKGKYANMHQDAFEFHLNMDKITQVKFETGEAKRGNFTTYAIRFLDESGDPALSLFLQWGKPGEYEPGQVESWATLKDQYGELWTPNPIETL; encoded by the coding sequence ATGACTGCAACCCTCAAAGACTTTTTGGAAGCGTGTACGTCGTTAGGAACCGTGCGCCTGATTGTGACCAGCAGCGCGGCTGTTTTAGAAGCTCGTGGGACAGTGGAAAAGCTGTTCTATGCCGAATTGCCAAAGGGCAAGTACGCGAACATGCATCAGGATGCGTTCGAGTTTCACCTAAACATGGACAAAATTACCCAGGTCAAGTTTGAAACAGGTGAGGCCAAGCGCGGCAACTTCACCACCTACGCGATCCGGTTTCTCGATGAGAGCGGCGACCCTGCGCTAAGTCTCTTTCTCCAGTGGGGGAAGCCCGGAGAGTACGAACCTGGACAGGTGGAATCTTGGGCAACCCTCAAAGATCAATACGGTGAACTCTGGACACCCAACCCCATCGAAACCCTATGA
- a CDS encoding glyoxalase-like domain protein, which produces MSALNGAIASGLTTPHPLTLAALPTIDGLLSTQGIMVLLLVAYAGAMWMFLNSAPKVFTIMVTDLDIARQFYEGMLELPSADVPLQYYYNYEQTIGATAVDPLYMSAGTLGTTTQSTMPEGLWYQLRKNTQLHVISGASYGHRDRQRHVSFDHDCLEQIFLRVQTRRLRYKLRREKPMNFLVKDFEGRVIEIAEISN; this is translated from the coding sequence ATGAGTGCTCTTAACGGTGCGATCGCATCTGGTCTGACCACCCCCCATCCTTTAACCCTGGCAGCACTGCCGACGATCGATGGCTTGCTGTCTACCCAGGGCATTATGGTATTGCTCCTTGTCGCGTATGCCGGAGCAATGTGGATGTTTTTGAATAGCGCACCGAAGGTGTTCACCATCATGGTGACGGATCTGGACATTGCCCGTCAGTTTTATGAGGGAATGCTGGAATTGCCCTCAGCGGATGTGCCGCTTCAGTATTACTACAACTACGAGCAGACGATTGGCGCAACGGCGGTTGATCCGCTCTACATGTCGGCTGGCACCCTGGGAACGACAACCCAATCCACGATGCCGGAAGGGTTGTGGTATCAATTGCGGAAAAATACTCAGCTTCATGTGATTTCGGGCGCAAGCTATGGACATCGCGATCGCCAACGCCATGTCAGCTTCGATCATGATTGTTTAGAGCAAATTTTCTTGCGGGTGCAAACGCGCCGCCTCCGCTACAAGCTGCGCCGCGAAAAGCCGATGAATTTTCTGGTGAAGGATTTCGAAGGGCGCGTGATTGAGATTGCCGAGATTTCCAATTAA